From the genome of Streptomyces sp. V1I1, one region includes:
- a CDS encoding DUF1349 domain-containing protein has product MTDPIDLTELPFPLRPYGPEANWSYDKGALTGWAGARQDLFVPPAGEALDPVSDAPRLLGAPEGDFQLIARVTVGFTAAFDAGVLYLHVGEREWAKLCLELSPDKPTICTVVTRGHSDDANSFVVDGDSAWLRISRTGKAFAFHASTDGEHWTFVRIFALGDEEKAGAALVGFMAQSPVGEGCVVTFDRIEYRPNWPAGLRDGS; this is encoded by the coding sequence GTGACCGACCCGATCGACCTGACCGAACTGCCCTTCCCACTGCGTCCGTACGGCCCCGAGGCCAACTGGTCGTACGACAAGGGCGCGCTCACCGGCTGGGCGGGAGCCCGGCAGGACCTCTTCGTGCCGCCCGCGGGCGAAGCCCTGGACCCCGTCTCCGACGCGCCGCGCCTGCTCGGCGCGCCGGAGGGTGACTTCCAGCTCATCGCGCGGGTCACCGTCGGCTTCACCGCGGCCTTCGACGCCGGCGTGCTCTATCTGCACGTCGGCGAGCGGGAGTGGGCCAAGCTCTGCCTGGAGCTCTCCCCGGACAAGCCCACCATCTGCACGGTCGTCACCCGCGGCCACTCAGACGACGCCAACTCCTTCGTGGTGGACGGCGACAGCGCCTGGCTGCGGATCAGCCGCACCGGCAAGGCATTCGCCTTCCATGCCTCGACGGACGGCGAACACTGGACCTTCGTACGGATCTTCGCCCTGGGCGACGAGGAGAAGGCGGGCGCGGCACTGGTCGGGTTCATGGCCCAGTCGCCGGTGGGAGAGGGGTGCGTGGTCACCTTCGACCGGATCGAGTACCGCCCGAACTGGCCGGCGGGTCTGCGCGACGGCTCCTGA
- a CDS encoding zinc-dependent alcohol dehydrogenase family protein produces MTTTVLTKAVLFHELGGPDVLSIEDVELHEPGPGELRFRIEAIGLNRAEALFRSGTYYYQATLPGSRLGYEAAGVVEAVGEGVSEFAPGDPVMAAANFDFGVHGVYAERAVLPVESVVHRPEGVDAVTAAAVWLTYSTAYGGLLETGGLHAGDHVVITGASSGVGTAAIQIAARTGAIPIATTRTAAKRKQLLDLGAAHVIVTDEQDPAAEVKRITGGRGADLAFDAIGGPGFRALGDAVVPGGAMVLYGWLDPRPIELSMNWPLTVHTYANGVRVRTATGRRRAAHFIGSGLRDGSLSPVIADVFDGLEHVVDGHRLMESNSHTGKIVVTV; encoded by the coding sequence ATGACAACTACCGTATTGACCAAGGCAGTTCTTTTTCATGAGCTCGGCGGCCCGGACGTCCTGAGCATCGAGGACGTGGAGCTCCACGAGCCCGGCCCGGGCGAACTCCGCTTCCGTATCGAGGCGATCGGCCTCAACCGCGCCGAGGCCCTGTTCCGTTCGGGGACGTACTACTACCAGGCAACCCTCCCCGGCTCCCGGCTCGGCTACGAGGCGGCCGGTGTCGTGGAGGCGGTCGGCGAGGGCGTGAGCGAGTTCGCGCCCGGCGACCCGGTGATGGCCGCGGCCAACTTCGACTTCGGGGTGCACGGCGTGTACGCGGAACGAGCCGTGCTGCCCGTGGAGTCGGTGGTCCACCGCCCCGAGGGCGTGGACGCGGTGACAGCGGCGGCGGTCTGGCTGACGTACTCGACCGCGTACGGCGGCCTGCTGGAGACCGGCGGCCTCCATGCCGGCGACCATGTGGTGATCACCGGCGCGTCCAGCGGTGTGGGGACGGCTGCGATCCAGATCGCCGCCCGGACCGGCGCGATCCCGATCGCCACCACACGCACTGCGGCCAAGCGCAAGCAGCTGCTCGATCTCGGGGCGGCCCATGTGATCGTCACGGACGAGCAGGACCCTGCGGCCGAGGTCAAGCGGATCACCGGTGGGCGCGGCGCGGACCTGGCCTTCGACGCGATCGGCGGGCCCGGCTTCCGGGCCCTTGGTGACGCCGTCGTGCCGGGCGGAGCGATGGTGCTGTACGGATGGCTGGACCCGCGCCCGATCGAGCTGTCGATGAACTGGCCTCTGACCGTGCACACCTACGCCAACGGCGTCCGCGTCCGCACCGCGACCGGCCGCCGCCGCGCCGCGCACTTCATCGGCTCAGGTCTGCGCGACGGGTCGCTGAGCCCGGTGATCGCGGACGTCTTCGACGGGCTGGAGCACGTCGTCGACGGCCACCGGTTGATGGAGTCCAACAGCCACACCGGGAAGATCGTCGTGACGGTCTGA
- a CDS encoding AraC family transcriptional regulator, with protein MDVLSDAIAAMRTGRPHSARSVRYAPWGVRFPASEGAGFHVVLQGSAWLLPDDAPPVLLGPGDVAFMAHGYGHGLADDPATPLRDVAIEPDGTWPPVPHPGPADGRPENLLLCGAYQLSRARAHPLLTELPDVIHLPARIGKYASVRAAVELLGAELENPQPGSDAVVPALLDTLLLYLLRTWWLAERPDAPGGWAAALRDRGITAALQAIHGDPARPWTVEELGRRAGLSRAAFARRFTMLVGQPPLAYMTWWRMTTAGRLLREDDAPLRTVAHRAGYASEFAFAKAFKREYGMAPGQYRRRADQVLSG; from the coding sequence ATGGACGTGCTGAGCGACGCGATCGCCGCCATGCGCACGGGACGCCCCCACTCGGCGCGCTCCGTCAGATATGCCCCCTGGGGCGTGCGCTTCCCGGCCAGTGAGGGCGCAGGATTCCATGTGGTGCTCCAGGGCTCGGCCTGGCTGCTGCCGGACGACGCCCCGCCGGTGCTGCTCGGCCCCGGGGACGTGGCCTTCATGGCCCACGGCTACGGCCACGGCCTCGCCGACGACCCCGCAACCCCGCTGCGCGACGTCGCGATCGAACCGGACGGCACCTGGCCGCCCGTCCCGCACCCCGGACCCGCCGACGGGCGGCCCGAGAACCTTCTCCTGTGCGGCGCCTACCAGTTGAGCAGGGCGCGAGCCCATCCGCTGCTCACCGAGCTGCCGGACGTGATTCATCTGCCGGCCCGAATCGGCAAGTACGCCTCGGTGCGCGCGGCGGTCGAACTCCTCGGCGCGGAACTGGAGAACCCGCAGCCCGGCTCCGACGCGGTCGTACCCGCGTTGCTCGACACACTCCTGCTCTACCTGCTGCGCACCTGGTGGCTGGCGGAGCGCCCCGACGCCCCGGGCGGCTGGGCGGCGGCGCTGCGCGACCGGGGCATCACCGCCGCACTGCAGGCCATCCACGGCGACCCGGCCCGCCCCTGGACGGTCGAGGAACTGGGCCGCCGCGCCGGACTCTCGCGGGCCGCCTTCGCCCGCCGCTTCACCATGCTGGTCGGCCAGCCCCCGCTCGCGTATATGACCTGGTGGCGCATGACGACGGCGGGCCGCCTGCTGCGAGAGGACGACGCCCCGCTGCGCACGGTGGCCCACCGGGCGGGCTACGCATCGGAGTTCGCCTTCGCCAAGGCGTTCAAGCGGGAGTACGGGATGGCACCGGGCCAGTACCGAAGGCGGGCCGACCAGGTTCTGTCCGGCTGA
- a CDS encoding GNAT family N-acetyltransferase, whose translation MIRIATPDELDAIAALHAEARASYYRGHIPDEAFDSPAEHARTRAGWVTAIERGAVLCAVRDGVVAGVAVSREVDGVMTLTQLHVAPKRWRDGIGTALHAACIEAWQRAGVDTARLEVFQHNTRAQAFYARQGWLPDPDEPRSGDHLVLRLTVPPTSE comes from the coding sequence ATGATCAGAATCGCCACTCCCGACGAACTCGACGCCATCGCCGCCCTGCACGCCGAGGCGCGCGCCAGCTACTACCGCGGCCACATCCCCGACGAGGCCTTCGACAGCCCCGCCGAGCACGCCCGCACCCGCGCAGGCTGGGTCACGGCGATCGAGCGGGGAGCGGTGCTGTGCGCCGTACGGGACGGGGTGGTCGCGGGGGTCGCAGTCTCCCGCGAGGTGGACGGCGTCATGACCCTCACCCAGCTCCACGTCGCCCCGAAGCGCTGGCGCGACGGCATCGGCACCGCTCTGCACGCCGCGTGCATCGAGGCCTGGCAGCGCGCGGGCGTGGACACGGCCCGCTTGGAGGTCTTCCAACACAACACCCGCGCCCAGGCCTTCTACGCCCGCCAGGGCTGGCTCCCGGACCCTGACGAGCCGCGCTCGGGGGACCACCTGGTGCTGCGGCTCACAGTGCCGCCGACGTCGGAATGA
- a CDS encoding DsbA family oxidoreductase, whose protein sequence is MRVEIWSDIACPWCYIGKARFEKGLAAFAHRDDIEVVHRSFELDPSRAKHDTAPVVEMLAKKYGRTIDEARAMEEHVASNARSEGLEYRTEGRDHGNTFDIHRLLHLAKARGRQDQLLDLAYRANFADERSVFDRDVLITLAVEAGLDADEARAVLADETAYADDVRADEREAAELGATGVPFFVLDRRYGVSGGQPAEVFTQALEQAWQGRAITPIGTDAAACDADGSCEVPQTRPDGTPTVEHS, encoded by the coding sequence ATGCGCGTCGAGATCTGGAGCGACATCGCCTGCCCCTGGTGCTACATCGGCAAGGCACGCTTCGAGAAGGGACTCGCGGCCTTCGCCCACCGCGACGACATCGAGGTGGTCCACCGCTCCTTCGAGCTCGACCCGAGCCGGGCCAAGCACGACACCGCTCCCGTGGTCGAGATGCTGGCGAAGAAGTACGGCCGCACCATCGACGAGGCCCGGGCCATGGAGGAGCACGTCGCCTCCAACGCCCGCTCCGAGGGGCTCGAGTACCGGACGGAGGGCCGTGATCACGGGAACACCTTCGACATCCACCGGCTGCTGCATCTGGCCAAGGCCCGTGGCCGCCAGGACCAGCTGCTGGACCTCGCCTACCGGGCGAACTTCGCCGACGAGCGGTCCGTCTTCGACCGTGACGTGCTGATCACGCTCGCGGTCGAGGCCGGTCTGGACGCGGACGAGGCCCGGGCGGTCCTCGCCGACGAGACGGCGTACGCCGACGACGTGCGGGCCGACGAGCGCGAGGCCGCCGAGCTCGGCGCGACCGGGGTGCCATTCTTCGTACTCGACCGCCGCTACGGGGTCTCCGGCGGCCAGCCCGCCGAAGTCTTCACGCAGGCGCTGGAGCAGGCCTGGCAGGGCCGGGCGATCACCCCGATCGGCACCGACGCCGCCGCCTGTGACGCCGACGGTTCCTGCGAGGTCCCGCAGACCCGTCCTGACGGCACACCGACCGTTGAGCACAGCTGA
- a CDS encoding aminotransferase class V-fold PLP-dependent enzyme, whose protein sequence is METLRTLAGAEFVPGTTYLNTASCGRLPRRAVQAVKTLADELAAGRPGGAGDYSAMNAARRSFARLSGVDEDRVAAGGSVSVHVGLIAASLPSGAEILFPEGEFSSVITPFTVRGDLKLRYAPLDALADAVRPGTALVAFSAVQSADGRVADLAAVRAAAAAHGARTLLDTSQSAGWLPLEAGAWDFTVTGGFKFLLCPRGVSFLTVTEEAQESVPPLHAGPFAAETEKMYGPIEELARSARRYDEPPSFLAYHAAEQSLALLEEIGIEAVHAHDTALARQFRAGLTDLGYEPLPGDSAIVAVPGLGDRVPELARVGIVVSDRAGNLRAAFHLYNSAADVERVLDRLADESGTARPGGGR, encoded by the coding sequence ATGGAGACCCTTCGCACGCTGGCCGGCGCCGAGTTCGTGCCCGGCACGACGTATCTGAACACTGCGAGCTGCGGGCGGCTGCCGCGCCGGGCGGTCCAGGCGGTGAAGACGCTCGCCGACGAGCTGGCCGCCGGGCGACCCGGTGGCGCCGGGGACTACTCCGCGATGAACGCCGCCCGCCGGTCTTTCGCCCGGCTCAGCGGCGTGGACGAGGACCGGGTGGCCGCCGGAGGCTCGGTCTCGGTGCATGTGGGGCTGATCGCGGCCTCGCTGCCGTCCGGCGCGGAGATCCTGTTCCCCGAGGGTGAGTTCTCCTCCGTCATCACGCCTTTCACCGTGCGCGGCGACCTCAAGCTGCGCTACGCGCCGCTGGACGCGCTCGCCGACGCGGTACGGCCGGGCACCGCGCTGGTGGCCTTCTCCGCGGTGCAGTCCGCCGACGGCCGGGTCGCCGATCTGGCGGCGGTGCGGGCGGCGGCGGCCGCGCACGGGGCCCGTACGCTTCTCGACACCAGCCAGTCCGCGGGCTGGCTGCCGCTGGAAGCGGGCGCCTGGGACTTCACGGTCACCGGCGGATTCAAGTTTCTGCTCTGCCCGCGCGGTGTCTCCTTCCTCACCGTGACGGAGGAGGCGCAGGAGTCGGTGCCGCCCCTGCATGCCGGCCCCTTCGCCGCCGAGACCGAGAAGATGTACGGCCCGATCGAGGAGCTCGCACGCTCGGCCCGCCGCTACGACGAGCCCCCGTCCTTCCTCGCCTACCACGCGGCCGAACAGTCCCTGGCGCTGTTGGAGGAGATCGGGATCGAGGCGGTGCACGCCCATGACACCGCGCTCGCCCGGCAGTTCAGGGCGGGGCTTACGGATCTGGGGTACGAGCCGCTCCCGGGCGACTCGGCGATCGTCGCGGTACCCGGGCTCGGGGACCGCGTACCGGAACTGGCCCGCGTGGGGATCGTCGTGTCCGATCGCGCGGGCAACCTGCGTGCCGCGTTCCATCTGTACAACTCCGCAGCCGATGTTGAACGGGTGCTGGACCGCCTCGCCGACGAGAGCGGAACCGCCCGTCCCGGAGGCGGTCGATAG
- a CDS encoding GNAT family N-acetyltransferase, with protein MSSSLRLDKVTPDNVLDACGLKVRPEQEEFVAPVARSLAEAYVQPEIAWPRLIFDGELLVGFVMAFFMVRFDPDDPDDTPRSGLWRLNIAAGQQGRGYGRFAVESVCEEVRRRGQTRVTTTWRLGEHGPERFYLGLGFRLTGEKSGEQVVGELDLNGV; from the coding sequence GTGTCTTCGTCACTTCGCCTGGACAAGGTCACACCGGACAACGTTCTCGACGCGTGCGGGTTGAAAGTGCGGCCTGAGCAGGAGGAGTTCGTGGCCCCGGTCGCGCGGTCACTCGCCGAGGCGTATGTGCAACCCGAGATCGCCTGGCCCCGATTGATCTTCGACGGCGAGCTGCTCGTCGGTTTCGTGATGGCCTTCTTCATGGTCCGTTTCGACCCGGACGACCCGGACGACACGCCCCGTAGTGGCCTCTGGCGGCTGAACATCGCTGCCGGTCAACAGGGCCGGGGGTACGGCCGCTTCGCTGTGGAGTCTGTGTGCGAGGAAGTCCGGAGGCGTGGGCAGACGCGTGTGACGACGACCTGGAGGCTGGGGGAGCACGGACCCGAGCGGTTCTATCTGGGGCTCGGGTTCCGCCTGACCGGAGAGAAGAGCGGCGAGCAGGTCGTCGGCGAGCTGGACCTGAACGGGGTCTGA
- a CDS encoding MarR family winged helix-turn-helix transcriptional regulator, with product MKPETAADPVCTEPLPSSALAGPVSHAVSRVARLHRMAAGKLLRGAGLYPGQEFVMMHLWDAGPVRQSELIKAVELDPSTVTKMLQRLEQAGHVRRCPDPGDRRAVLVEATEDSCALHSAVEEAWANLEEHTLTGLDPDERRELTRLLGKVEENLCVQTADCPGLRA from the coding sequence ATGAAGCCCGAGACCGCGGCCGACCCGGTCTGTACCGAGCCGCTGCCGAGCTCCGCGCTGGCCGGGCCCGTCAGCCATGCCGTCTCCCGGGTCGCCCGGCTGCACCGTATGGCGGCGGGCAAGCTGCTCAGGGGAGCCGGCCTCTACCCGGGGCAGGAGTTCGTGATGATGCACCTGTGGGACGCGGGCCCGGTGCGCCAGTCTGAGCTGATCAAGGCCGTCGAGCTCGACCCCTCCACGGTGACGAAGATGCTCCAGCGTCTGGAGCAGGCCGGACACGTCCGCCGCTGCCCCGACCCGGGCGACCGGCGCGCGGTGCTGGTCGAGGCCACGGAGGACAGCTGCGCACTGCACTCCGCGGTGGAGGAGGCGTGGGCGAATCTGGAGGAGCACACGCTCACGGGGCTCGACCCGGACGAGCGAAGGGAGCTGACCCGGCTGCTCGGGAAGGTCGAGGAGAACCTCTGCGTCCAGACGGCGGACTGCCCCGGCCTTCGGGCGTAG
- a CDS encoding alkene reductase, which produces MTTAFDPIDLSGTQLGNRIAMAPMTRSRAHGAGLTVTDSTVEYYGQRASAGLIITEGIQPSVVGQGYPDTPGLHSAEQVAAWRKVTDAVHAKGGKIFAQIMHAGRIGHPVLFPDGQVSVAPSAVAAAGQLFTHEGPKDFIAPRELSGDEVRAVVGEFVEASRNAIEAGFDGVELHGANGYLIHQFLAPNTNLRTDEWGGSVENRIRFAVEVTQAVAAAIGAERTGLRISPGNPYNDIAETDPETVYPALVGELEPLGLGYLHIVEMVPGLRDVTLALRKQFSGTFILNPATEGPTDHRALELIEDGIADILAFGSLFLANPDLPVRLKAEGPYNTPDTATFFGGDDKGYIDYPTL; this is translated from the coding sequence ATGACCACCGCATTCGACCCGATCGACCTGTCCGGCACACAGCTCGGCAACCGGATCGCCATGGCGCCGATGACCCGTAGCAGGGCGCACGGCGCGGGCCTCACAGTCACCGACTCCACCGTCGAGTACTACGGCCAGCGCGCCTCGGCAGGCCTGATCATCACCGAGGGCATCCAGCCCTCGGTCGTCGGCCAGGGCTACCCGGACACCCCGGGCCTGCACAGCGCCGAGCAGGTGGCGGCCTGGCGCAAGGTCACCGACGCCGTGCACGCCAAGGGCGGGAAGATCTTCGCCCAGATCATGCACGCCGGACGCATCGGCCACCCGGTGCTGTTCCCGGACGGCCAGGTGAGCGTGGCCCCGTCCGCCGTCGCCGCCGCGGGTCAGCTCTTCACGCACGAGGGTCCCAAGGACTTCATCGCCCCGCGCGAGCTGTCCGGTGACGAAGTACGCGCCGTTGTCGGCGAGTTCGTCGAGGCGTCCCGCAACGCCATCGAGGCCGGATTCGACGGCGTCGAGCTGCACGGCGCCAACGGCTACCTCATCCACCAGTTCCTCGCCCCCAACACCAACCTGCGCACCGACGAGTGGGGCGGCTCCGTCGAGAACCGCATCCGCTTCGCCGTCGAGGTGACGCAGGCCGTGGCCGCGGCGATCGGTGCCGAGCGGACCGGACTGCGGATCTCTCCCGGCAACCCGTACAACGACATCGCCGAGACCGACCCGGAGACGGTCTACCCCGCACTGGTCGGGGAGCTGGAGCCGCTGGGCCTCGGCTATCTGCACATCGTCGAGATGGTCCCGGGGCTCAGGGACGTGACGCTCGCGCTGCGCAAGCAGTTCAGCGGCACGTTCATCCTCAACCCGGCGACCGAGGGGCCGACCGACCACAGGGCGCTGGAGCTGATCGAGGACGGTATCGCCGACATCCTCGCCTTCGGCTCGCTGTTCCTGGCCAACCCGGACCTGCCCGTCAGGCTCAAGGCCGAAGGCCCGTACAACACCCCGGACACGGCCACGTTCTTCGGCGGTGACGACAAGGGCTACATCGACTACCCGACCCTGTAA
- the thpD gene encoding ectoine hydroxylase produces the protein MTTAAVRTDLYPTRGVNEVTTPRQDPVVWSAPGAPGPIATSGLMEFERDGFLTVDELISQDEVALYRAELDRLIADPAVRADERSIIEPESQDVRSVFEVHRLSEIFASLVRDERVVGRARQILGSDVYVHQSRINVKPGFGASGFYWHSDFETWHAEDGLPNMRTVSVSIALTENLDTNGGLMIMPGSHKTFLGCAGETPQDNYKKSLQMQDAGTPSDAALTRFADRHGIRLFTGRAGSATWFDCNCMHGSGDNITPYPRSNVFIVFNSVENAAVKPFAAPVPRPSFIGARDFTPVR, from the coding sequence ATGACCACCGCCGCTGTACGCACCGACCTGTACCCGACTCGTGGCGTGAACGAGGTGACGACCCCGCGCCAGGACCCGGTGGTCTGGTCGGCGCCCGGCGCGCCGGGGCCGATCGCCACCTCCGGGCTGATGGAGTTCGAGCGCGACGGCTTCCTCACCGTCGACGAGCTGATCTCGCAGGACGAAGTCGCGCTCTACCGCGCCGAGCTGGACCGGCTGATCGCCGATCCCGCCGTACGGGCCGACGAGCGCTCGATCATCGAGCCTGAGTCTCAGGACGTGCGCTCGGTCTTCGAGGTGCACAGGCTCAGCGAGATCTTCGCCTCTCTGGTGCGCGACGAGCGGGTGGTGGGCAGGGCCCGGCAGATCCTCGGCTCGGACGTGTACGTCCACCAGTCCCGTATCAATGTGAAGCCGGGCTTCGGCGCCTCGGGCTTCTACTGGCACTCGGACTTCGAGACCTGGCACGCCGAGGACGGTCTGCCGAACATGCGCACCGTCTCGGTCTCGATCGCGCTGACCGAGAACCTCGACACCAACGGCGGGCTGATGATCATGCCCGGGTCGCACAAGACGTTCCTGGGGTGCGCGGGCGAGACGCCGCAGGACAACTACAAGAAGTCGCTGCAGATGCAGGACGCGGGCACGCCCTCGGACGCGGCGCTGACGCGGTTCGCCGACCGGCACGGCATCCGGTTGTTCACCGGCAGGGCGGGGTCCGCGACCTGGTTCGACTGCAACTGTATGCACGGCTCCGGGGACAACATCACCCCGTACCCGCGCAGCAATGTCTTCATCGTCTTCAACAGCGTGGAGAACGCGGCGGTCAAGCCCTTCGCGGCGCCGGTGCCCAGGCCGTCGTTCATCGGGGCGCGGGACTTCACGCCGGTGCGCTAG
- a CDS encoding ectoine synthase has product MIVRSFKDIENTDRHVKAASGTWESKRIVLAKEKVGFSLHETVLYAGTETSMWYANHIEAVLCVEGEAELTNDETGETHWIEPGTMYLLDGHERHTMRPKTDFRCVCVFNPPVTGREDHDENGIYPLLTEEG; this is encoded by the coding sequence GTGATTGTCCGATCGTTCAAGGACATCGAGAACACCGACCGCCATGTGAAGGCGGCGTCCGGGACCTGGGAGAGCAAGCGCATCGTGCTCGCCAAGGAGAAGGTCGGCTTCTCGCTCCACGAGACCGTGCTGTACGCGGGTACGGAGACGTCGATGTGGTACGCGAACCACATCGAGGCCGTGCTCTGCGTGGAGGGCGAGGCCGAACTCACCAACGACGAGACCGGCGAGACGCACTGGATCGAGCCCGGCACGATGTATCTGCTGGACGGCCATGAGCGCCACACCATGCGTCCCAAGACCGATTTCCGCTGTGTCTGCGTCTTCAACCCGCCCGTCACCGGACGGGAGGACCACGACGAGAACGGCATCTATCCGCTGCTCACCGAGGAGGGCTGA
- the ectB gene encoding diaminobutyrate--2-oxoglutarate transaminase, which produces MTITPPALSVFETLESEVRSYCRGWPAVFDRAQGSYLHDEDGHTYLDFFAGAGSLNYGHNNPVLKRALIDYIERDGITHGLDMATTAKRAFLESFQNVILRPRDLPYKVMFPGPTGTNAVESALKLARKVKGRESVVSFTNAFHGMSLGSLAVTGNAFKRAGAGIPLVHGTPMPFDNYFDGQVPDFLWFERLLEDQGSGLNKPAAVIVETVQGEGGINVARAEWLRALQNLCHRQDMLLIVDDIQMGCGRTGGFFSFEEAGITPDIVTLSKSISGYGLPMSLCLFKPELDIWEPGEHNGTFRGNNPAFVTAAAALDTYWADGQMEKQTLARGEQVEQALLAIAGESGEPGVSFRGRGLVWGLEFEDKARASAICARAFELGLLLETSGPESEVVKLLPALTVSPEELDEGLRILARSVRETA; this is translated from the coding sequence GTGACCATCACCCCGCCCGCCCTGAGTGTCTTCGAGACCCTGGAGTCGGAGGTGCGCAGCTACTGCCGCGGTTGGCCCGCTGTGTTCGACCGTGCGCAGGGCAGCTACCTCCACGACGAGGACGGACACACCTACCTCGACTTCTTCGCCGGCGCCGGATCGCTCAACTACGGGCACAACAACCCGGTGCTGAAACGCGCGTTGATCGACTACATAGAGCGCGACGGCATCACGCACGGCCTGGACATGGCGACCACGGCCAAGCGCGCCTTCCTGGAGTCGTTCCAGAACGTGATCCTGCGGCCGCGCGACCTTCCGTACAAGGTCATGTTCCCTGGCCCGACCGGCACCAACGCGGTCGAGTCGGCGCTCAAGCTGGCCCGCAAGGTGAAGGGGCGCGAGTCCGTCGTCTCGTTCACCAACGCCTTCCACGGCATGTCGCTCGGCTCGCTCGCCGTCACGGGCAACGCCTTCAAGCGGGCCGGCGCCGGCATCCCGCTGGTGCACGGCACACCGATGCCGTTCGACAACTACTTCGACGGCCAGGTCCCCGACTTCCTCTGGTTCGAGCGCCTCCTCGAGGACCAGGGCTCCGGCCTCAACAAGCCGGCCGCTGTGATCGTCGAGACCGTGCAGGGCGAGGGCGGCATCAATGTGGCCCGCGCCGAGTGGCTGCGCGCGCTCCAGAACCTGTGCCACCGCCAGGACATGCTGCTGATCGTCGACGACATCCAGATGGGCTGCGGCCGCACCGGCGGCTTCTTCTCCTTCGAGGAGGCGGGCATCACGCCGGACATCGTCACTCTGTCGAAGTCGATCAGCGGCTACGGACTGCCCATGTCGCTCTGCCTGTTCAAGCCGGAGCTGGACATCTGGGAGCCGGGCGAGCACAACGGCACGTTCCGCGGCAACAACCCCGCCTTCGTCACCGCCGCCGCCGCGCTCGACACCTACTGGGCCGACGGCCAGATGGAGAAGCAGACCCTCGCTCGCGGCGAGCAGGTTGAGCAGGCGCTGCTGGCCATCGCCGGCGAGAGCGGCGAGCCGGGCGTGAGCTTCCGGGGCCGCGGTCTGGTGTGGGGCCTGGAGTTCGAGGACAAGGCGCGCGCCTCGGCGATCTGCGCCCGCGCCTTCGAGCTGGGGCTGCTCCTTGAGACCTCCGGCCCGGAGAGCGAGGTGGTCAAGCTGCTGCCCGCGCTCACCGTCTCCCCCGAGGAGCTCGACGAGGGTCTGCGCATCCTGGCCCGCTCCGTCCGCGAGACGGCCTGA
- the ectA gene encoding diaminobutyrate acetyltransferase: MTAAQEDLVRANPPNEFPEIDTPRVEDGAAIWRIARDSEVLDLNSSYSYLLWCRDFAATSLVARGRDGEPIAFVTGYVRPDRPEALVVWQVAVDHAHRGRRLAGVLLDALTAKVTDERGVREVETTITPDNTASDRLFTSYAKRHGAPLAREVLFDGGLFPEGTHQPEVLYRIGPFSA; encoded by the coding sequence ATGACCGCCGCACAAGAAGACCTTGTACGAGCCAACCCCCCGAACGAATTCCCGGAGATCGACACCCCCCGAGTGGAGGACGGAGCCGCGATCTGGCGCATCGCCCGCGACTCCGAGGTCCTGGACCTCAACTCCTCGTACAGCTATCTGCTGTGGTGTCGCGACTTCGCAGCCACCTCGCTGGTGGCGCGTGGCCGTGACGGTGAGCCGATCGCCTTCGTCACCGGCTATGTGCGCCCCGACCGCCCGGAGGCCCTGGTCGTCTGGCAAGTCGCCGTCGACCACGCGCACCGCGGCCGGAGGCTCGCCGGTGTGCTGCTCGACGCGCTGACCGCCAAGGTCACGGACGAGCGCGGGGTGCGCGAGGTCGAGACGACCATCACCCCCGACAACACCGCGTCCGACCGGCTGTTCACCTCGTACGCCAAGCGCCACGGGGCGCCGCTCGCGCGTGAAGTCCTGTTCGACGGCGGACTGTTCCCCGAAGGAACGCACCAGCCGGAAGTGCTGTACCGCATCGGCCCCTTCTCCGCCTGA